One Pararhizobium sp. IMCC3301 DNA segment encodes these proteins:
- a CDS encoding Xaa-Pro peptidase family protein, producing MTLHFSREEYDHRRERLLAVMEENNLDAMLLFSQESMYWLTGFDSFGFCFFQCLIVRSNGEMSLLTRMPDLRQARHTSIIEDIHVWMDWGEAGPVNQLRDLMDNLDMLGNNIGVEYDTQGLTAFYGRQIDDKLKSFGNLTDASTLIPALRVQKSFAEIAYIREAAEMADDAFEAGLAVIRPGANDADILAAMQGSVFAAGGSYPGNGFIIGSGKDALLCRTKSGRRTLEEQDQITLEFAGTSKNYHSALMRTVILGEPTPRHIELFDAAQTALQACEELMTPGHTFGEVFEAHASVLDERGLHAHRLNACGYSLGARFAPSWMDTPMFYRKNPFQIRPNMSLFLHIIIMDSETETAMTLGRTYLTTEGSPEPLSRLPIELVTVKS from the coding sequence ATGACCCTGCATTTTTCCCGCGAGGAATATGATCATCGACGCGAGCGTTTGCTGGCGGTAATGGAAGAAAACAATCTGGATGCGATGCTGCTGTTTTCCCAGGAAAGCATGTACTGGCTGACCGGATTTGACTCATTTGGATTTTGTTTTTTCCAGTGTCTTATCGTGCGCTCCAACGGCGAGATGTCCCTGTTGACGCGGATGCCGGATCTGCGCCAGGCCAGACATACGTCCATCATTGAAGATATCCATGTCTGGATGGATTGGGGAGAAGCCGGGCCGGTCAATCAGTTGCGCGATCTGATGGACAATCTGGATATGCTCGGCAACAATATCGGCGTTGAATATGATACCCAGGGACTGACCGCCTTTTATGGCCGACAGATTGACGACAAGCTGAAAAGCTTCGGCAATCTGACCGATGCATCGACCCTCATTCCGGCCCTGCGCGTGCAAAAGAGCTTTGCCGAGATCGCCTATATCCGTGAAGCTGCGGAGATGGCCGATGATGCCTTTGAAGCGGGGCTTGCGGTCATCCGGCCAGGAGCCAATGACGCCGATATTCTGGCCGCCATGCAGGGTTCGGTATTCGCTGCCGGAGGCAGTTATCCGGGTAATGGCTTCATCATCGGGTCGGGCAAGGATGCCCTGTTGTGCAGGACCAAATCCGGGCGCCGCACGCTGGAAGAACAGGATCAGATAACTCTGGAGTTTGCCGGAACCTCGAAAAATTACCACAGCGCATTAATGCGCACAGTCATCCTGGGGGAGCCGACACCGCGTCATATCGAACTGTTCGACGCTGCCCAGACCGCACTTCAGGCCTGCGAAGAACTGATGACGCCCGGCCATACATTTGGCGAAGTGTTTGAAGCCCATGCCAGTGTTCTGGATGAACGCGGCCTTCACGCTCACCGCCTCAATGCCTGCGGCTATTCACTCGGTGCCCGCTTTGCGCCATCGTGGATGGACACACCGATGTTCTACCGCAAGAATCCCTTCCAGATTCGGCCCAATATGAGCCTGTTCCTGCACATCATCATCATGGACAGTGAAACCGAGACCGCCATGACGCTCGGCCGCACCTATCTGACTACCGAGGGGTCTCCGGAACCCCTGTCGCGCCTGCCGATTGAACTTGTAACCGTGAAGAGCTAG
- a CDS encoding 5'-methylthioadenosine/S-adenosylhomocysteine nucleosidase (Enables the cleavage of the glycosidic bond in both 5'-methylthioadenosine and S-adenosylhomocysteine), with amino-acid sequence MSHQQPTKTDFGKDILFLMAAPAEYGEALKTRIDPQFIGVGPVEAAINTTRILCGLAACNALPDLVISLGSAGSARLEQTEIYQAVSVSYRDMDASPLGFEKGVTPFVDHAVEVLLPARIKGVAEARLSTGGNVVSGAAYDQIDADMVDMETFAVLRACKMFNLPLLGLRGISDGREDLDHYDDWTRYLHEVDRKLAEILDTLSETLQIAPPHS; translated from the coding sequence ATGAGCCATCAACAGCCGACAAAGACGGATTTCGGCAAAGATATCCTGTTTCTGATGGCCGCCCCGGCGGAATATGGCGAGGCTCTGAAAACCCGCATAGATCCGCAGTTCATTGGCGTCGGCCCGGTGGAGGCTGCCATCAACACCACCCGTATTCTCTGCGGCCTTGCCGCCTGCAATGCGCTGCCGGATCTGGTCATTTCTCTCGGCTCGGCCGGGTCCGCCCGCCTGGAGCAGACGGAAATCTATCAGGCTGTTTCGGTTTCTTACCGGGACATGGATGCCTCCCCGCTCGGCTTTGAAAAGGGCGTCACGCCATTTGTCGATCATGCGGTAGAAGTGCTGCTGCCAGCCCGCATTAAGGGTGTAGCAGAAGCGCGCCTGTCCACCGGGGGCAATGTCGTTTCCGGCGCAGCCTATGATCAAATTGATGCCGATATGGTGGATATGGAGACATTTGCGGTGTTGCGGGCCTGCAAGATGTTCAATCTGCCACTGCTTGGCCTGCGCGGAATTTCCGATGGACGGGAAGATCTGGACCACTATGACGACTGGACCCGTTATCTGCACGAAGTCGACAGAAAACTGGCAGAAATTCTCGACACGTTAAGCGAGACATTGCAGATCGCACCACCGCACTCCTGA
- the pth gene encoding aminoacyl-tRNA hydrolase translates to MKLLVGLGNPGLQYARNRHNIGFHTVDEIQSRHGFTPWRDRFQGWVATGTLNDEKATLLKPATYMNESGRSVGEAMRYFKIPLDDLIVFYDELDLAPAKVRVKTGGGAGGHNGIRSIDAHIGNEYQRVRIGIGHPGHKNLVSRYVLSDFAKADAEWLELLIGSIADAVPTLLKDGSAGFLNELVLRQKPETERPDRLKSAQKKSSKATTEAAALVKKTGTNAGKKPVGPMAAALKALLPKTRKD, encoded by the coding sequence ATGAAACTTCTCGTTGGACTGGGAAACCCCGGACTGCAATATGCCCGCAACCGGCATAATATCGGCTTTCACACGGTCGACGAAATTCAGTCCCGCCACGGCTTCACGCCGTGGCGGGATCGTTTTCAGGGGTGGGTTGCAACCGGCACTTTGAATGACGAAAAAGCCACTTTGCTGAAACCGGCGACCTACATGAATGAATCCGGCCGCTCCGTTGGCGAAGCAATGCGTTATTTCAAGATACCGCTCGATGATCTCATTGTGTTTTACGACGAACTCGATCTGGCTCCAGCCAAGGTCCGGGTCAAGACCGGCGGTGGTGCCGGTGGCCATAACGGCATCAGATCAATTGATGCCCATATAGGAAACGAGTATCAGCGCGTACGTATCGGCATTGGCCACCCCGGCCACAAGAATCTGGTGTCCCGCTATGTGTTGTCGGATTTTGCGAAAGCCGATGCGGAGTGGCTGGAATTGCTGATCGGCAGCATCGCCGATGCGGTGCCGACACTGCTGAAAGACGGTTCAGCCGGATTCTTGAATGAATTGGTCCTGCGGCAAAAGCCGGAAACCGAAAGACCTGACCGGCTGAAATCAGCTCAGAAAAAATCCAGCAAGGCGACCACCGAAGCTGCAGCTTTGGTTAAAAAAACCGGAACGAATGCCGGAAAAAAACCTGTTGGGCCCATGGCAGCTGCTCTGAAAGCGCTCCTGCCCAAAACCAGAAAGGACTGA
- the ychF gene encoding redox-regulated ATPase YchF — protein MGFKCGIVGLPNVGKSTLFNALTRTAAAQAANYPFCTIEPNTGDVAVPDTRLGILATAGKSANIIATRLTFVDIAGLVRGASKGEGLGNQFLANIREVDAIAHVLRCFEDEDITHVDGRIDPVADAETVETELMLADLESLEKRIVNLRKRATGNDKEARQLLPLVEGAIALLTDGKPARMLDVDRDDDKAFKGLNLLTSKPVLYVCNVLEEDADKGNAYSDAVAQMAQREGTQSVVISANIEAEIAQLDAAEAAEYLESMGLEEPGLDRLIRAGYQLLDLITFFTVGPKETRAWTITRGTRAPQAAGVIHTDFERGFIRAQTIAYDDYVALGGESGAKEAGKARDEGKDYVAHDGDVMLFKFNT, from the coding sequence ATGGGTTTCAAATGCGGGATCGTCGGCTTGCCGAATGTCGGAAAATCCACCCTGTTCAATGCATTGACCAGGACGGCAGCGGCACAGGCGGCCAATTACCCCTTCTGTACCATCGAGCCAAATACCGGCGATGTTGCGGTTCCCGACACCCGGCTGGGCATCCTGGCGACTGCCGGAAAATCCGCCAACATCATTGCAACACGGCTGACCTTTGTTGATATTGCAGGCCTTGTGCGGGGCGCCTCAAAGGGTGAAGGCCTTGGCAACCAGTTCCTTGCAAACATTCGCGAAGTCGACGCTATCGCCCATGTTCTGCGCTGTTTTGAAGATGAGGACATCACCCATGTGGATGGCCGCATTGATCCTGTTGCAGATGCCGAAACCGTCGAGACGGAACTGATGCTGGCCGATCTGGAAAGCCTTGAAAAACGCATCGTCAATCTGCGCAAGCGTGCCACTGGCAATGACAAGGAAGCCAGGCAGTTGCTGCCGCTGGTCGAGGGCGCAATCGCGCTTTTGACAGATGGAAAACCCGCCAGAATGCTGGATGTCGACCGCGACGACGATAAAGCATTCAAGGGGCTGAACCTGCTCACGTCCAAACCGGTTCTTTATGTCTGCAACGTGCTGGAAGAAGATGCCGACAAGGGCAATGCCTATTCAGATGCGGTCGCGCAGATGGCGCAACGCGAAGGCACGCAATCCGTCGTCATTTCGGCGAATATCGAGGCCGAGATCGCCCAGCTGGATGCAGCCGAAGCCGCTGAATATCTGGAAAGCATGGGGCTTGAAGAACCCGGTCTCGACCGCCTCATCCGCGCCGGCTATCAGTTGCTGGATCTCATCACCTTCTTCACTGTCGGCCCCAAGGAAACCCGGGCCTGGACCATCACCAGAGGCACAAGGGCTCCGCAGGCTGCCGGCGTTATTCATACCGATTTTGAACGCGGTTTCATCCGCGCCCAGACCATTGCCTATGATGATTATGTGGCGCTTGGCGGCGAAAGCGGCGCCAAGGAAGCCGGCAAGGCCCGGGATGAAGGCAAGGATTATGTCGCCCATGATGGCGATGTGATGCTGTTCAAGTTCAACACCTGA
- a CDS encoding ribose-phosphate pyrophosphokinase, translating into MKLIAGNSNPALAKSVAAYLDIPLAHCSVRRFADQEIFVEIQENIRGEDVFVLQSTSYPANDHLMELLILMDAARRSSARRITAVVPYFGYARQDRKPSARTPISAKLVANLITEAGADRVLTLDLHAGQIQGFFDIPTDNLFSAPLFARDIKARMPGEKIMVVSPDVGGVVRARAVAKRVDAPLSIVDKRRDRPGESEVMNIIGDVEGHDCILVDDIVDSGGTLCNAADALLDQGATSVRAYITHGVLSGGAVARVTASKLKELVITDSIQPTGAVESASNIRAIPISTLIGEAISRTSLEKSVSSLFD; encoded by the coding sequence ATGAAACTTATTGCCGGTAATTCCAATCCTGCCCTCGCAAAGTCGGTGGCGGCGTATCTGGATATTCCACTTGCACATTGTTCTGTCCGGCGCTTTGCCGATCAGGAAATTTTCGTCGAGATTCAGGAAAACATTCGCGGCGAGGATGTTTTCGTCCTTCAATCGACAAGCTACCCGGCCAATGACCATCTGATGGAACTGCTTATACTGATGGATGCGGCGCGCCGCTCCTCAGCCAGGCGCATCACCGCGGTGGTGCCCTATTTCGGCTACGCCCGTCAGGATCGCAAACCCTCGGCCAGAACCCCGATTTCCGCAAAGCTGGTGGCCAATCTGATCACCGAAGCTGGCGCAGACCGCGTTTTGACGCTGGATCTGCATGCCGGCCAGATTCAGGGCTTTTTTGACATTCCCACTGACAATCTGTTTTCCGCCCCCCTGTTTGCCAGGGACATCAAAGCACGCATGCCCGGCGAGAAAATCATGGTGGTCTCACCGGATGTCGGTGGTGTGGTCCGGGCACGCGCAGTGGCAAAACGCGTCGATGCGCCTTTGTCCATCGTCGACAAACGGCGTGACCGTCCAGGCGAGTCGGAAGTTATGAACATTATCGGCGATGTGGAAGGCCATGACTGCATTCTGGTCGACGACATTGTCGATTCCGGCGGCACATTGTGCAACGCCGCAGATGCGCTGCTTGACCAGGGGGCAACCTCGGTCAGAGCCTATATAACCCATGGGGTTTTGTCGGGAGGTGCCGTGGCCAGGGTGACCGCCTCCAAGCTGAAGGAACTGGTGATCACCGATTCCATTCAGCCGACCGGTGCGGTGGAATCAGCCTCCAATATCCGCGCCATACCGATTTCGACACTGATCGGTGAAGCGATCTCGCGGACTAGTCTGGAAAAATCGGTTTCCAGCCTGTTTGACTGA
- a CDS encoding accessory factor UbiK family protein, with the protein MTKPSGRLFDEIAKLATDAAGVAQGMRREVETAVKGQFERLLSDMDLVQREDFEAVRDMAAKARDENDALRADLNALREEMQSSKSSRRPAARKTAAKKPAGS; encoded by the coding sequence ATGACCAAACCATCTGGACGTCTGTTTGACGAAATTGCGAAACTGGCAACCGATGCAGCCGGTGTTGCACAGGGAATGCGGCGCGAAGTTGAAACGGCAGTGAAAGGCCAGTTTGAGCGCTTGTTATCTGACATGGATCTGGTGCAGCGCGAAGATTTCGAGGCGGTGCGCGATATGGCGGCCAAAGCCCGTGATGAAAACGACGCTTTGCGGGCGGATTTGAATGCGCTGCGCGAGGAAATGCAGAGCTCGAAAAGCAGCCGCCGCCCGGCTGCCCGCAAAACTGCGGCGAAAAAGCCGGCGGGCAGCTGA
- the pgeF gene encoding peptidoglycan editing factor PgeF: MNKPFAPVPFTTHPALGGPGIRHGFFGRKGGVSSGIYSTLNCGVGSDDVRENVLHNRRLLTRTLVNSDVPLITPYQIHSSRCVAVTGPWPAETPEKCDAVVTATPGIVLAVGSADCGPVLFADAEGGVIGAAHAGWKGALGGVLESTIAQMEGLGARRNRITAVLGPAISRVSYEVGAEFKETFLNHDPSNAACFTEGAREGHFQFDLPSYIVNRLRGCGLANAEWTGQCTYLEETAFFSYRRTTHRKEPDYGRQLAAISIT, translated from the coding sequence ATGAACAAGCCATTCGCACCCGTTCCGTTCACGACCCATCCAGCCCTTGGCGGGCCGGGCATCCGTCATGGTTTCTTCGGCCGAAAGGGCGGTGTTTCTAGCGGCATCTACAGCACTTTGAATTGCGGGGTGGGATCGGACGATGTGCGGGAAAACGTCCTGCATAATCGCCGCTTGCTGACGCGCACGCTTGTCAACTCGGACGTGCCGCTCATCACGCCCTATCAGATTCACAGCAGCCGCTGCGTTGCTGTCACCGGGCCATGGCCGGCAGAGACCCCTGAAAAATGCGATGCTGTGGTCACGGCAACGCCAGGAATAGTGTTGGCTGTGGGATCTGCCGATTGCGGTCCGGTTCTGTTTGCTGACGCGGAAGGCGGCGTTATTGGCGCGGCCCACGCCGGCTGGAAAGGTGCCCTTGGCGGCGTGCTGGAAAGCACGATTGCGCAGATGGAAGGTCTCGGCGCCCGGCGCAACCGCATTACAGCGGTGCTGGGACCTGCGATTTCCCGGGTCTCCTATGAAGTCGGTGCCGAGTTCAAAGAGACATTCTTGAACCATGACCCTTCCAATGCGGCTTGTTTCACCGAAGGCGCGCGCGAAGGACACTTTCAGTTCGATCTTCCGTCCTATATCGTCAACAGATTACGCGGCTGCGGACTTGCCAACGCCGAATGGACCGGTCAATGTACCTATCTTGAGGAGACGGCGTTTTTCAGCTATCGCCGGACAACACACCGCAAAGAGCCGGATTACGGCCGCCAATTGGCTGCAATTTCAATCACCTGA
- a CDS encoding YbjN domain-containing protein: MSMLDVELDRDANPVDFIEQLAGLNDWVFERSGEDEITITVVGSWCDYHVSFSWMEEVEALHLACAFDAKVSDKHRNEIIRLLALVNEQLWMGHFDLWAEEGVVMFRQALLLSGGAEPTQQQLEALLSGAVEACERYYQAFQFILWAGKSAPDALAGTLFETVGEA; encoded by the coding sequence ATGAGCATGCTCGATGTCGAATTGGACCGCGACGCTAATCCGGTGGACTTCATAGAGCAACTGGCCGGCCTTAATGATTGGGTGTTTGAACGCTCAGGTGAAGATGAAATCACCATCACGGTTGTGGGCAGCTGGTGCGATTATCATGTGTCTTTTTCCTGGATGGAAGAGGTTGAAGCGCTGCATCTGGCCTGTGCTTTCGATGCCAAGGTTTCTGACAAACACCGCAACGAGATTATCCGTCTTCTCGCTCTCGTCAATGAACAGCTCTGGATGGGGCATTTTGACCTTTGGGCCGAGGAGGGTGTCGTGATGTTCCGCCAGGCGCTGCTTCTGTCCGGGGGTGCCGAGCCGACCCAGCAGCAGTTGGAGGCTTTGCTGTCCGGCGCAGTAGAGGCGTGTGAGCGCTACTATCAGGCTTTCCAGTTTATACTGTGGGCCGGTAAATCTGCACCCGACGCGCTGGCCGGAACCCTGTTTGAAACTGTTGGTGAGGCTTAA
- the proC gene encoding pyrroline-5-carboxylate reductase, whose protein sequence is MSVNVSKERPLVLVGAGKMGGAMLQGWLAKGLPDGAVHVIDPGLDAAQSEALRGQGVSVHGVPDEVPTPALLMLAIKPQMMGKVLPGLAAFAARPDAADMIVLSVAAGTTIETLSSTFGSDALVIRAMPNTPALVGRGVTALFPAHPLSDERKSFIADLMAAIGTVVWVDSEAAINAVTAVSGSGPAYVFHLVEAMAAAGRKLGLPDDVAMILARETVSGAGELLHQSSDSAETLRVNVTSPKGTTAAGLDVLMAEDGLPALIEKTIRAAHRRAIKLGMES, encoded by the coding sequence ATGAGTGTCAATGTTAGCAAAGAGCGTCCACTGGTCCTGGTGGGAGCTGGCAAGATGGGCGGAGCGATGCTGCAGGGCTGGCTTGCAAAGGGTCTGCCGGATGGTGCCGTCCACGTCATTGATCCTGGTCTCGACGCAGCGCAGAGCGAGGCATTGCGCGGTCAGGGCGTTTCCGTCCATGGCGTGCCGGATGAGGTGCCAACCCCGGCGCTGCTGATGCTGGCAATCAAGCCGCAAATGATGGGAAAAGTGTTGCCGGGTCTGGCAGCGTTTGCAGCGCGTCCCGACGCTGCGGACATGATTGTCCTGTCCGTCGCTGCGGGAACCACCATCGAGACATTGTCCAGCACCTTCGGCAGCGATGCGCTGGTAATCCGCGCCATGCCCAACACGCCGGCTCTGGTCGGGCGTGGTGTCACAGCATTGTTTCCCGCACATCCGCTGTCTGACGAGCGCAAAAGCTTTATCGCCGATCTGATGGCAGCAATCGGGACAGTTGTCTGGGTTGACAGCGAAGCTGCGATCAATGCGGTCACAGCGGTTTCAGGAAGTGGTCCGGCCTATGTATTTCATCTGGTGGAAGCGATGGCGGCAGCCGGCCGAAAACTGGGTCTGCCCGACGATGTGGCGATGATTCTGGCGCGTGAAACCGTGTCCGGTGCTGGAGAATTGCTGCATCAATCCTCAGACAGCGCCGAAACATTGCGGGTGAATGTGACCTCGCCGAAAGGCACCACTGCCGCTGGTCTGGACGTGCTGATGGCGGAAGACGGGTTGCCTGCGCTGATCGAAAAGACAATTCGGGCGGCGCACCGCCGTGCAATCAAATTGGGTATGGAGAGCTGA
- a CDS encoding class I SAM-dependent methyltransferase, whose product MPDLKNRILEDIALTGPMPLPRYMSLCLGDPEAGYYMRRDPFGAEGDFTTAPEISQMFGELIGVWLVSAWKALGSPPRTRLVEFGPGRGTLMADCLRSLALQPALLRGLEVEMIDISPVLKAAQQSTLMHAPCPIHWHDELQDSALPTLIVANEFFDALPVHILVKTADGLAERHIVAGSQGQLAFADLPTSQSVRIAQTEKLPPGTVFELSPQRNDMATAMAKQLSAHGGAALLIDYGFVQPRTGATFQALVRHQPVDPLDQPGQADLTALVDFTALANGFRSQGMHVCGPVSQMDFLLDLGLVQRAAHLGAERDQEARETLQQDVNRLVSPDEMGVLFKVLAASSFEVSLPGFHNPA is encoded by the coding sequence ATGCCGGACCTGAAAAACCGCATTCTGGAAGACATTGCGCTGACCGGGCCAATGCCGTTGCCACGTTACATGAGCCTGTGCCTGGGAGATCCGGAAGCCGGCTATTATATGCGCCGCGATCCGTTTGGCGCAGAAGGCGACTTTACCACGGCGCCGGAAATCAGCCAGATGTTTGGCGAGTTGATCGGCGTCTGGCTTGTGTCAGCCTGGAAGGCTCTGGGCAGCCCGCCACGGACCCGGCTCGTTGAATTCGGCCCGGGCCGTGGCACCCTGATGGCCGACTGCCTGCGCAGTCTGGCGCTGCAACCCGCGCTGCTGCGGGGCCTTGAAGTTGAGATGATCGACATCAGCCCGGTGTTGAAAGCTGCCCAGCAAAGCACCCTGATGCATGCCCCCTGCCCGATCCACTGGCATGATGAACTGCAGGACAGCGCCTTGCCTACTCTCATTGTGGCAAATGAATTTTTCGATGCTTTACCGGTGCATATTCTGGTCAAAACTGCAGATGGCCTTGCCGAGCGCCACATAGTGGCAGGCAGCCAGGGTCAGCTGGCCTTCGCAGATTTGCCAACCAGCCAGTCGGTCCGCATTGCCCAGACCGAAAAACTCCCCCCAGGCACGGTGTTCGAACTGTCTCCCCAGCGCAACGACATGGCGACGGCAATGGCAAAGCAACTCTCGGCACATGGCGGGGCCGCACTGCTGATTGATTATGGCTTTGTTCAACCCAGGACCGGCGCAACCTTTCAGGCTCTTGTCCGGCATCAGCCGGTTGACCCGCTGGACCAGCCAGGTCAGGCGGATTTGACCGCACTGGTGGATTTTACCGCATTGGCAAACGGGTTCCGCTCACAGGGCATGCATGTCTGTGGGCCGGTCAGCCAGATGGACTTTCTGCTTGATCTCGGCCTCGTGCAGCGGGCGGCTCATTTGGGCGCGGAGCGCGATCAGGAGGCCCGCGAGACGCTGCAACAGGATGTCAACCGGTTGGTTTCACCGGATGAAATGGGTGTCCTGTTCAAGGTGCTTGCAGCAAGCAGTTTTGAAGTTTCCCTGCCCGGATTTCATAATCCTGCTTGA
- a CDS encoding 50S ribosomal protein L25/general stress protein Ctc, with product MSDELKAVARERVGKGAARATRREGLVPGVIYGDKKPPLSIALPAKETALAANSDSFMARVINLDVDGKTHSVIAKDVQRDPVKDFVIHVDFLRVGKGSILTVNVPVHFINEEAAPGLERGGVLNIVRHEVECDVPGNAVPEFLEGDLTGLDIGDGLHISAIKLPPGVVPTITDRDFTIATIAAPASLKSEEDEEAEAAAAEEAAEGESEDAAAEDGDSTEE from the coding sequence ATGAGTGATGAACTCAAAGCGGTGGCGCGGGAACGAGTTGGCAAGGGGGCCGCTCGGGCAACGCGTCGTGAAGGTCTTGTACCTGGCGTCATTTATGGCGACAAAAAACCACCACTGTCTATCGCCCTGCCTGCCAAAGAAACAGCCCTTGCTGCCAACAGCGACAGCTTCATGGCCCGCGTTATCAACCTTGATGTCGATGGCAAGACCCATTCGGTCATCGCCAAGGATGTGCAACGCGATCCTGTCAAGGATTTCGTCATCCATGTCGACTTTCTGCGCGTTGGCAAGGGCAGTATCCTGACCGTTAACGTGCCTGTCCACTTCATCAATGAAGAGGCTGCACCGGGTCTGGAACGCGGCGGCGTGCTGAACATTGTGCGCCACGAAGTGGAATGCGATGTTCCGGGCAATGCGGTTCCTGAATTCCTCGAAGGTGATCTGACCGGTCTTGATATCGGCGATGGCCTGCATATTTCTGCAATCAAGCTTCCGCCGGGCGTTGTTCCCACCATCACCGATCGTGATTTCACGATCGCCACGATCGCGGCGCCGGCTTCGCTTAAGAGTGAAGAAGACGAGGAAGCTGAAGCTGCGGCAGCTGAAGAAGCAGCCGAAGGCGAAAGCGAAGACGCTGCTGCAGAAGACGGCGACAGCACCGAAGAGTAA
- the lgt gene encoding prolipoprotein diacylglyceryl transferase encodes MPTFVLPFPMIDPVLIEIGPLAIRWYALGYIAGILLGWWYARRLVSKEALWAPGSPAMTPEDVDDFVLWITFGIILGGRIGYVLFYNFDVYLQNPLEALKLWQGGMSFHGGFIGSVLAVILFARRRGIRLLSLLDISALCTPFGLFFGRLANFINAELWGRPSDVPWAMVFPGAGPEPRHPSQLYEAALEGIVLFTVLWILAHRFDAFKRPGLIAGTFAAGYGVSRFIVEFFREPDAQIGFLSGGLTMGMLLSLPMIVIGLWYIAGSRKRTL; translated from the coding sequence GTGCCCACTTTTGTCCTGCCTTTCCCGATGATCGACCCGGTGCTGATCGAAATCGGCCCACTTGCAATCAGATGGTATGCGCTCGGCTATATTGCCGGCATTTTATTGGGCTGGTGGTACGCCCGGCGGCTGGTGTCGAAGGAAGCCCTCTGGGCACCGGGCTCGCCAGCGATGACCCCTGAGGATGTTGATGATTTCGTGTTGTGGATAACGTTCGGCATCATTCTGGGCGGCCGCATCGGCTATGTGCTGTTCTACAATTTTGACGTCTATCTGCAAAACCCGCTCGAGGCTTTGAAACTGTGGCAGGGCGGCATGTCCTTTCACGGCGGTTTCATAGGCTCTGTCCTGGCGGTTATTCTGTTCGCCCGGCGCCGCGGAATACGCCTGTTGTCGCTGCTCGATATCAGTGCCCTGTGCACACCATTCGGCCTGTTTTTTGGCCGCCTTGCGAACTTCATAAACGCCGAATTGTGGGGCCGCCCGAGCGACGTTCCTTGGGCCATGGTGTTTCCTGGCGCCGGTCCCGAGCCACGCCATCCCAGCCAGTTATACGAGGCCGCCCTGGAAGGCATCGTTCTGTTTACAGTATTATGGATACTGGCGCACCGGTTTGATGCTTTCAAAAGGCCGGGCCTGATTGCCGGAACCTTCGCGGCGGGATACGGCGTGTCACGCTTCATTGTTGAATTTTTCCGCGAACCCGACGCCCAGATTGGATTTCTCAGCGGCGGCTTGACCATGGGTATGCTGTTGTCTCTGCCGATGATCGTTATCGGACTGTGGTATATTGCCGGATCGCGCAAGCGAACGCTTTGA
- a CDS encoding tRNA-binding protein gives MQRKDEISFDDFLKVDIRTGTIIEAEPYPEARKPSIKMKIDFGDIIGIKKSSAQITVHYTAQTLVGRRVLAVVNFPPRQIGKFMSEVLTLGFEDEAGAIVLASVDRDDVHNGQPLM, from the coding sequence ATGCAGCGTAAGGACGAGATCAGTTTTGATGATTTTCTCAAGGTCGATATTCGCACAGGAACCATCATCGAAGCTGAACCCTATCCAGAAGCGCGTAAACCATCGATCAAAATGAAGATCGATTTTGGCGATATCATCGGCATCAAAAAGTCATCCGCGCAGATCACGGTTCATTATACAGCGCAGACGCTGGTCGGCCGCCGGGTGCTGGCCGTGGTCAATTTTCCACCACGCCAGATTGGCAAGTTCATGTCTGAAGTTCTGACCCTCGGATTTGAGGATGAAGCCGGCGCGATCGTGCTTGCCTCGGTGGACAGGGACGACGTGCATAATGGTCAGCCATTGATGTAG